In Haloimpatiens massiliensis, the following are encoded in one genomic region:
- a CDS encoding class I SAM-dependent methyltransferase: protein MYKDLTSILMCPECGEKLNLFIGKEENDEIVEGKLSCHNNHNWIIKDGVIYFGSKEQEMGNNWEEVYKYNDYEEVDKKILEGTPENTKKINNKTIDFIIDKINSDKENKVILDIATGRGMLLTELAKKLSIDAQIICVDLSFNVLKYDRLKLKKINPNLKINYIACDATKLPLKENVIDIAMSFYGIHNMLNKIPEGVMEAKRVLKESKNLLNTAICVKEDSDGYKEAKEWLDSQEIYGAEKFFTEKGFENAHKYAQFKRTNMITIAEDIGQKCKNDILPFEGEWFSVVIAECEK, encoded by the coding sequence ATGTATAAGGACTTAACAAGTATACTTATGTGTCCAGAATGCGGGGAAAAATTAAATTTATTTATTGGTAAAGAGGAAAATGACGAAATAGTAGAAGGAAAATTAAGCTGTCACAATAATCATAATTGGATAATTAAAGATGGAGTTATCTATTTTGGTTCAAAAGAACAAGAAATGGGTAATAATTGGGAAGAAGTTTATAAGTATAATGATTATGAAGAAGTAGATAAAAAAATATTAGAAGGAACTCCTGAAAATACAAAAAAGATAAATAATAAAACAATAGATTTCATTATAGATAAAATTAATAGTGATAAAGAAAATAAAGTAATATTAGATATAGCTACGGGAAGAGGCATGTTGTTAACTGAATTAGCAAAGAAGCTATCTATAGATGCACAGATAATATGCGTAGATTTAAGTTTTAATGTATTAAAATATGATAGACTGAAACTTAAGAAAATTAATCCAAATTTAAAAATTAATTATATAGCTTGTGATGCTACAAAGCTTCCTTTAAAGGAAAATGTTATTGATATTGCGATGTCGTTTTATGGAATTCATAATATGCTTAATAAGATACCAGAAGGAGTAATGGAAGCGAAGAGAGTTTTAAAAGAAAGTAAAAATTTATTAAATACTGCAATATGTGTTAAAGAAGATTCGGATGGGTATAAAGAAGCAAAAGAATGGTTAGACTCTCAAGAAATTTACGGTGCAGAGAAATTTTTTACTGAAAAGGGTTTTGAAAATGCACATAAATATGCTCAGTTTAAAAGGACTAATATGATAACAATTGCTGAAGACATTGGACAGAAATGTAAAAATGATATTTTACCTTTTGAGGGAGAATGGTTTTCTGTTGTTATTGCAGAATGTGAAAAATAA